One Spea bombifrons isolate aSpeBom1 chromosome 1, aSpeBom1.2.pri, whole genome shotgun sequence DNA window includes the following coding sequences:
- the LOC128467817 gene encoding vomeronasal type-2 receptor 26-like, whose product MHSKHPLHKEFSNTRRFGKAMELEVELPWQKCRSYRVWYCTPLHTVQHYIKRIKIASQLDRTLYDEHGEFAYHYLIINWVFVSNKSALKNIVGNFTEWAPESQQLIIDSQSIIWRNKDNQIPRSQCSENCLLGFRKVLKPGTQTCCYDCIRCSEGEISNRSDSENCIVCPSDKWSNEKRDRCIPKSVEFLSYLDAVAAVLSFASILFCLVTVVILLIFIVFRDTPIVKANNKNLSFLLLVSIMLSFLCVFLFLGRPEDVTCMLRQTAFGVLFSLAVSCILSKTIMIYIVFRATKPGSSWANWVSVKVSNSIVLLCSSIQVIINISWLAISPPFQELDMRSYQGKIIIQCNEGSVIAFYCVLGYMGLLAALSFIIAFLARTLPDSFNEAKYITFSMLVFCSVWIAMIPAYLSTKGKNMVAVEIFAIVASSAGLVGCIFIPKCYIILLRQELNTKTYLLGSRIKGLIK is encoded by the exons ATGCATAGCAAGCATCCCCTGCACAAAGAATTCAGCAACACCAGAC ggtttGGGAAAGCAATGGAACTCGAGGTGgaattgccctggcagaaatgtcGGAGTTACCGTGTGTGGTATTGCACGCCACTGCACACG GTGCAACACTatataaaaaggataaaaattGCATCTCAGTTGGACCGCACATTATACGATGAACACGGAGAATTTGCATACCATTACTTAATTATAAATTGGGTGTTTGTATCAAATAAGTCTGCACTTAAAAACATTGTGGGTAACTTCACTGAGTGGGCTCCAGAGAGTCAGCAGCTCATCATTGACTCCCAATCTATAATCTGGAGGAACAAGGACAACCAG ATTCCGAGGTCTCAGTGTTCAGAGAACTGTTTGCTTGGATTTCGAAAAGTCCTGAAACCTGGAACACAAACCTGCTGCTACGACTGCATCCGGTGCTCAGAGGGAGAGATATCCAACAGATCTG ACAGTGAGAACTGCATTGTTTGTCCAAGTGATAAATGGTCTAATGAGAAAAGGGATCGGTGTATTCCAAAATCGGTGGAGTTTCTATCATATTTGGATGCAGTTGCTGCTGTTTTATCATTTGCATCAATTCTGTTTTGTCTTGTAACTGTTGTAATATTACTGATCTTCATTGTCTTCAGAGATACCCCAATTGTGAAAGCCAATAACAAGAACCTCAGCTTCCTCCTCTTGGTCTCCATCATGCTGAGCTttctctgtgtgtttttgttcctcGGTCGTCCTGAGGATGTAACCTGCATGCTGCGCCAAACAGCTTTTGGAGTCCTCTTCTCATTAGCCGTGTCTTGTATTTTAAGCAAAACAATCATGATCTATATTGTTTTCAGAGCCACGAAACCCGGCAGCTCCTGGGCAAATTGGGTCAGTGTGAAAGTCTCCAATTCTATAGTACTGCTCTGCTCATCCATTCaagttatcattaatatttcctGGTTGGCCATTTCCCCCCCATTCCAGGAGCTGGACATGCGCTCTTATCAGGGAAAGATCATCATTCAGTGTAATGAGGGCTCGGTTATCGCCTTCTACTGTGTCCTGGGTTATATGGGGCTTCTGGCAGCTCttagttttattatagcttttttagccaggacattgccggacagttttaatgaggccaagtacatcaccttcagcatgctggtgttctgcagcgTTTGGATTGCGATGATCCCGGCCTATCTGAGCACCAAAGGGAAGAACATGGTGGCCGTAGAGATTTTTGCCATAGTGGCTTCAAGTGCAGGACTTGTAggatgtatatttattccaaaatgcTATATAATTCTTTTGAGACAGGAattgaatacaaaaacatatttacttggAAGTAGAATTAAAGGTTTAATCAAATAG